TACTAAACCTAGCGCATTAAGTCTATTGAAGTTAAAGAGGTGGATTCGAAATTTATAAAAAAAGCAGCTCATTTGAGCTGCTTTTAAAATATTTCACTTAGAAACCCTAGCTACGCTTTGGCTGTCTGTAAGTTTTTCCAGCAATTTGGTACGTATCTTTTTGTTTCAATTCAAACATAGTTTCAAAGAACCAAGCTGCAAATTTAATTAAGTCATCGCCTTCATTCATGACATGTTCGATATACTCTTGCTCTTCGCCTAGTTCATTTTCTTGAAGCGTCACGTGGTAAATACGCTTTTCGCCTTCAACTTCAGCTAGCGAAAATTGACCAGTTAGTGATGCAGCAGCCTCAGCGACTTCTGTATCCTCATTGGATTTCAATAGCTCAAGTGCTTGAGGCAGGCTATCTAGTGCGCAGATAGCTTTTACCAATACTTCAAATTCATTTTGCTGCATGTTGTTTTACCTATTAAATGGACCGGAGCATTGTAGGAAACCAGCAGCACAAATACAACGCCTAACGATATTACGTTAGAGCATAGTAAGCTAAGTGCTTAACTGTACTCCACTTCAGTCACGTCGAGTTTCTTATTCAATCTCGTTGAAGACCAAAGAACCCAACCCATCCCTACACCAATGACCAGGTAAAACACACCAAGTTGCAGGTGAGTTGTCACCCACCTTTCGACCAAGTACCCACCGAATAAGCCAGCCAAGCACATTTGAATAGAGCCCGATAAAGCCGACACGGCACCAGCTTGCTTCTTGTGGGGTTCCAACAACATGCTAATCGATAGAGGAAAAGAGATCCCCTGAGCTATCGCTAACCAAGTAAAAGCCCACACGAGGTTAAAAATGGTTAGCTCGTGCGTAAGCAGCCAACCTCCAGAAGCCAAAATAATCAAAATCGCAAGGCTCATCAATTGCGGCGTACTGAACCTACGATTGAGCAAATTTAACGTAACACTACCAATCAACAATCCAGCCGAGGGGACGATCATCAAAGAGCCATATTCAGCAGCCGTCAATCCCAATTGTTCTTGCATTAAAAATGGGAATAACGAAAGCGACACCAAACTCGCCAGATAACTCATCCAGTTGTAACTCGCACTACTGATTACTTGTCGATTGGTCAGAAAACGTCCATAGTTCTTAATAACTTGAGTCGCATCAAAACGACTTTTTCCATAAGGAAGAGTCTCGGGTAACACAAAGTAGCCCAAGATAAATATGGCTAACAAATACAGTAAAACGAATAGGAATACCGCCTGCCAACCTAGATGAAATGAAATCCAACCACCAAATACTGGCGCAATAATTGGCATGATAGACGCGGTCATTGAAATGTAAGATAAAGCTTTGGTTAACTGAGGGCCATCATAACTGTCTCTAAGAACACTACGCCCTAATACGGACGCACTGCCCGCCCCTAAGCCTTGAAGTAACCGCCCGACTTCCAACGCTGTCATATTGTCAGAAAAAGCAAAACAAACGATTGTGCCAACCAAGTAAATACCTTGACCCAATAAAAAAATCGGCCTTCTTCCTACAGCATCAGACATAGGCCCATAAAAAAGCTGAGACAATCCAAATCCGACAAGGAACAGCGTAACTAGTAACTGAACGTCCACTTGGGTAACACTGAGGTCTGTGGCAATTAATGGTAATGACGGAAGATAAATACTCACGCCCACCTGGCCCGTCGCGATGATCATCATTGCGAGAAGTAATGGTGTTTTTTTAAAGGTCGATTGGCTCAAAAACTTTCCTCATTGTTTGATTTTTACTCGTAGAAATGAGTTTACATTCAAAACCAATAATTGATAATTGACCTAATTGGAATTTGATTAGGTCTTGACAGGAAACAATATGGATTGGATTCTTAACGTACAAAGCTATGTAAGGGTCGTTGAAGAAGGCAGCTTCAATGGTGCTGCACGTAAGCTGAATACCACCAGCTCAGCGATTAGCAAACGGGTTAATTGGTTAGAAGAACGTATTGGTACTCAATTACTCAAACGCACTACCCGCTCAATTAGCCAAACTGAAGCCGGGGCACTCTTTTATCAAAGAGCTAAAGATCAACTCGATAGTTGGCAGTCAATTATCGATGAAACTCGTTCGGTCAACCAAACCCCTGCTGGCTTGTTAAAGATAGGAGCAACCATTGCTGTCGGGTCTAAATTTCTCGTGCAATATCTGGATGACTTTTTGGAAAAGTACCCAGATATTAAGGTGCAGCTCATCACTACTACACCGGGTCAATTACCCGAACTGGGTTTGGACCTCGTGATCAGTCGTGAACTGGAACAACTCAATTCCTTAAGCTTTAAAAAAAGCGCTTTGTTTGAGCACAAAACTGGATTCTACGCCGCGCCAAGTTACTTAGCCCAACATGGCTACCCAACATGCGAGCAAGATTTAGAGCAGCACAATTCGCTAATATGGGGAGAACGCCCTATTCGAGAAGTAACACTAACCAAAGGCCAACGCATTACTCTCAAAGGGAATTTTGCCACCACAAACCCAGAGGCCTTATTTCATGCAGCCAAGAGAGGGATGGGCGTACTTTTAACCATTAAGGCAATGATAAAAGAGGATCTGAAACAAGGGACATTAGTTCCAGTATTACCAAATATAACGGCGGATGAGGTGATGGTTTACGCGTACTATCCTAAGCTTGATTACTCACATACACGAACAAAGCTATTTTTGGATCATCTTAAAGACAGGCTAAACAAAGAGCGTAGTAATCAGATTTTTGAATTAGATTCTGTGAAATAAGTCGCAACTGAGTTTGAAAAATTATATAACACGGCCGATAATAAACTAGACGCATATAGATTAGACATATTCAAGATTTAACGATATGGCTTGTACAAACACAGTTTATATACTGATTCTGGTTAGCTACGGATGATGACTATGACTCAACATGCACACAACAGAATGATAGATACCGAGCGTATTGGACGTTTACTTAAATTGGAAGGTATCGACCTTTTAGAGTCGGCCGTGCTTACTTTGCATCAAACATTTGGTACTCAATACACCAGTATCATAGAGAAAAAGTACTTTCCGGATCAAACGGTTCCCTTAGTCATAGCCCATTCGGACCATGTCTTGCGTGACAAAATCAACGCACGTCATAGGCATATCTATCAGCAAGCAGTTAATCAAAAACACCCAGACTGCTCATTCGCTCAACACATCGTTCAGTCGCTACCAACATCGGCATTTAGACAAGAAATAACATCACAGAATTCAATCGCGATTCCCACTCGTACTCAGAGTGGTGAAGTGATGGGGGTGTTATTTTCAACATTCACTTCCCCTCTAACTCCGGATCAACAACAAGATGCAATTAAATATCATCAACTGTTTGCAGACATCATCATACACACACTGAGAGAAATGTGGTTTAACGATCGTTCTGAACAACTCGTCAATCAACTGAGTTATGAAGTCTCACACGACAGTCTTACTGGCTTACAAAACCGCAGTTGCTTATCTGATACCTTAGAGTCGATCACTCAACAAAGCGTCACACCATTCACATTAGCGCTGCTAGATATCAACAGCTTTAAAGCAATTAATGATATTCACGGCAATTATATTGGCGATAAAGTGCTGCAGCACCTCGCCGAGATCTTGCGCCGGACATTGCCGGAAAGCAACTTAACGTTTCGAACAGCCGGAAATGAGTTTGCTTTTATCACATATCATTCCGATCCCATAGCCGTATGCGAAGAGGTGTTAGCTAAGATAAAGCAAGGATACAGTAGCGTCGACATCAAGATTGAATTCGACGTTAGCATCGGTATTGCTAGCTCAGACGGCGATAATAAAGATGTAGAACAGATAATATTCAACACCAGTTTGGCGCTAAAAGAGTGCAAACGAAACCAAGATGTCCACATTCAGTGTTATGACACTCACCTGAGAGTTCGCTATCAAAGAAAAACAGAGTTGATCGCAGCATTACGAAGTGAGCTTGCGAACCCGATTTCACAGAGCCTTCACCCTAGCAACAATGGAATGTACGTGGTGGTGCAACCAATCGTTGATCAAGGCGAAACACAATGGGGATATTTTGAGGTACTTACTCGCTGGAAGACCGCCAAACACGGAGATATCTCTCCGGTAGAGTTCATTCGAGTCGCGGAAGAATCAGGTCAAATTGTTGAACTGGGTGAACGTATTATAGAACTAGTATGCCATGCGAAAACGATATTGGAGCAAGGATTAGGCTACAAAGTTAAACTTGGGATAAATTGTTCAGCACATGAACTTACCGACTCTAAGCGCTATATCTCCTACCTAACTCGGACTATCGAACAGCACCATTTTAAGGCTGATGAATTTGTTATTGAGTTGACAGAAACCGTGCTTCTGTCTCCGACACAAGAGACGAAATCAGCGCTAAACTTCCTAAGAGGGCAAGGTTTTACCATTGCACTCGACGATTTTGGCACAGGTTATTCAAGCTTAAATTACATTCACAGCTACCCTATCGATTGCATTAAAATTGATGCCACTTTCATTCAAAACTTACTCACTAACTCGACCTCAGAAAGCGTCGTATGGTTGATCATTCAGCTGGCTCACAGGCTAGACGTATCATTGGTTGCCGAGGGTGTTGAGAAGCGTGAACAATTAGAAAAGTTGCACGCAATGGGATGTAACAAAATCCAAGGGTATCTCTACTCGCCGCCTATGCGACCAGAAGCGATAGTCAGTCATGTGACTCACTCAGAATCTCTTGCGGAGTAACCGTAAGCGTTCATACTCCAAGAAATCAACAACAAGTGGACCTCAGCGCAACCAATAATCAAAAAAGCCGCGGTATATCAACTAAACCATTTAGCTGTTTAGCATATTACTCACGGCTTTATTAGGTAGCTTCATTCAACGATATAGACAAGTAAACCAGTTAACGTTAACTATTGTTAGATTGCGTTTCTAGGGCTTTCTTTAACAGCTTGTCGGCTTCATCTCGAGCGGCAATGAAGGTTGCTTTTTCCTTTTTAGGCACTGAATCTGCCATCGGAATATTCGCAGTCATCGCGTTAACAGGGCGACCGCGCTCAATAAGTTCATAGTGCAAATGCGCACCCGTCACTCGGCCCGTTTTACCCGATAAACCAATACGTTGGCCACGCGATACCGTTTGTCCTTTACGCACGAGAATCTTACTTAAATGCAGGTAACGCGTTTTATAAGTGCTGCCGTGCTGAATCACCACGTAGTTACCCGCGTAAGGGTGTTTACGGGTCATGATCACTTTGCCGTCACCCGTTGCTTGAACTGGCGTACCAATTGGCGTCGCGAAGTCTGTACCGTTATGTGGTGAGATTCGGCCTGTCACAGGATGTAGACGTTTCGGGTTGAATTGAGAACTTTGACGCCAGCCGCTACTCACGGGATAACGTTGGAAAGCACGCTGTAGGCTATCACCGTCCGCATCATAATATTGGCCATCGGTATGAAGATAAGCAGATACAACACGGTTTCTGTTGATGATCTTGATTGCTTCAATTTCACGTTTTCCGGTAGCAACACCATCAACAAATTGAGCTTTCTGAAGCACTTCAAACTGATCGCCAGCGCGTAAGTCTCGGCTAAAGTTCAGCTTGTCTTTAAGAAGAGTCACAATATGGTCGATCTCTATGCTGCTCAAACCGACTTTATTCGCCGACATCGAGAAACTACCTTGAATATCGCCGACTAGAGGCTTTTGTTTCCATTCACCAGGAATAGAGATATCTTCGAATTCATAGTTGCCATCTTCAAGTCGTCGATAAACCACTTTATCAGCAACACTAAATTGAAGTTCCATTTTGGAAAGATCACCTGTCGCCTCATTACGCCAAAAGCGCAATGTATTACCAGGACGAAGCGTATCCAACGCAAGGAAGTTTAGATCGGTTTCCATCACACTCATCATCGATTTATATGAAAATCCAAGCTGAGTGAAAATGCTACTCAAGTTATCACCAGTTTGTATCTGATACTCAAACGTCGGCGGTTCAATAGCAGTAACAGAAGAAGATGACAGAATTGACTCAATAACCGTTGAGTCCGGTAAATTCAGATCGACGGTTTTCGTCAGATCCGATGGCGAAGATTGCAAAGCAACACCAATCGCTGCAATAAGTGGCAGTCCTAAAATCGCTACTTTTTTTACAGGTGAAAGCTCAGCAAACGGAGAGGAAAATATTTTTGAATACACGGTAAACAGGTCTTTCTACGATATAAAAGGCTAGGATATGCTTTTCAAACGCATAAATCATCAATGCATTGTCATAATATGATGCGAATCTTACTCTGTATCGCTAAGTCATTGAGTTACCGTTAATGAGGAAAGACATTTTTATGAAAAAATTAACCGCTGATTTTGGAAACAAAAAAGCAGAAACGGCTAGCTTCTGCTTTTTATTGATTTACGTTATTCCGTTTCGCTTGATTAATAACCGAAGCGAATTAGTTGTTTATTTAAGTAAAAGAAGTACCTAGAACAACAACGCCTCCTTCCCGAAAAATAAGCAAAACGTAAGGTGCCGTCGTTAGGCGTTAACTGTCGAAACTAGACAATTATCTTCACCAAACTCATTCGCAATATAGCGATCTGCATCCGCATCATTCACCCATTGTTGGTCATCAACTAGGTAACGGAATTGAAATTCACCATTTTTAGGCAAACGAGTTTTAAATTTGTAAACTTTACCTTTTGCCAATTTTTTCATTGGCGTCGCCTTCCAATCAAGAAAGTCGGCAACGATGGATACTGAATTCGCTTCTTGAGCTTCTAGCTCAAAAGTCACTTCCACTTCATCTTTCGTCTTAAAAAAACGTTTATTAATCATTCGCAAGCTCCATTTGTAAAAATAAGCAGACACAAAGCAAAGTGTGTCTAAATTTCATTCGTCTATTTAAGATAATATGTAATTTAGCTCACATAAACAACAGATCCTTCCGCGAACAAAAACCTTATTGCTTACCAATTGATTGCGTATCAAAAGAAAAGCTCATTAATACCTTTTCAGAAGGTGGTTCTGTAAATGATTGTTCCAAAGAATGCTGAGTAAAGCCGATAAAACCTTCCCCAGTGAGTTTATTTTCCGTTTGAAGATTTTGTGCATTCGTCACTTCTAAAGTTTGAATCTGTATGCGATCACCCAAAAAAAGTTGATCGACCAACACAACTCGGCTTCGTTGTTTATCGTGTTTAAACAGACCTAGGTAGTAAAATACGCCGCTACCTTGATTCGACACCCACATAGGTGAAACAAAGAAGTTCGCCTGCCCTAACGTAACACCTAAAAGATTTTTAGTGTCGACCGTCACCACACCACGTTCTGCTCCCGAATCGTAACGACCAAAAGCAATTGATCT
The Vibrio cyclitrophicus DNA segment above includes these coding regions:
- a CDS encoding isoamylase early set domain-containing protein; translation: MINKRFFKTKDEVEVTFELEAQEANSVSIVADFLDWKATPMKKLAKGKVYKFKTRLPKNGEFQFRYLVDDQQWVNDADADRYIANEFGEDNCLVSTVNA
- a CDS encoding multidrug effflux MFS transporter, translating into MSQSTFKKTPLLLAMMIIATGQVGVSIYLPSLPLIATDLSVTQVDVQLLVTLFLVGFGLSQLFYGPMSDAVGRRPIFLLGQGIYLVGTIVCFAFSDNMTALEVGRLLQGLGAGSASVLGRSVLRDSYDGPQLTKALSYISMTASIMPIIAPVFGGWISFHLGWQAVFLFVLLYLLAIFILGYFVLPETLPYGKSRFDATQVIKNYGRFLTNRQVISSASYNWMSYLASLVSLSLFPFLMQEQLGLTAAEYGSLMIVPSAGLLIGSVTLNLLNRRFSTPQLMSLAILIILASGGWLLTHELTIFNLVWAFTWLAIAQGISFPLSISMLLEPHKKQAGAVSALSGSIQMCLAGLFGGYLVERWVTTHLQLGVFYLVIGVGMGWVLWSSTRLNKKLDVTEVEYS
- a CDS encoding LysR family transcriptional regulator; this translates as MDWILNVQSYVRVVEEGSFNGAARKLNTTSSAISKRVNWLEERIGTQLLKRTTRSISQTEAGALFYQRAKDQLDSWQSIIDETRSVNQTPAGLLKIGATIAVGSKFLVQYLDDFLEKYPDIKVQLITTTPGQLPELGLDLVISRELEQLNSLSFKKSALFEHKTGFYAAPSYLAQHGYPTCEQDLEQHNSLIWGERPIREVTLTKGQRITLKGNFATTNPEALFHAAKRGMGVLLTIKAMIKEDLKQGTLVPVLPNITADEVMVYAYYPKLDYSHTRTKLFLDHLKDRLNKERSNQIFELDSVK
- a CDS encoding putative bifunctional diguanylate cyclase/phosphodiesterase; this translates as MTQHAHNRMIDTERIGRLLKLEGIDLLESAVLTLHQTFGTQYTSIIEKKYFPDQTVPLVIAHSDHVLRDKINARHRHIYQQAVNQKHPDCSFAQHIVQSLPTSAFRQEITSQNSIAIPTRTQSGEVMGVLFSTFTSPLTPDQQQDAIKYHQLFADIIIHTLREMWFNDRSEQLVNQLSYEVSHDSLTGLQNRSCLSDTLESITQQSVTPFTLALLDINSFKAINDIHGNYIGDKVLQHLAEILRRTLPESNLTFRTAGNEFAFITYHSDPIAVCEEVLAKIKQGYSSVDIKIEFDVSIGIASSDGDNKDVEQIIFNTSLALKECKRNQDVHIQCYDTHLRVRYQRKTELIAALRSELANPISQSLHPSNNGMYVVVQPIVDQGETQWGYFEVLTRWKTAKHGDISPVEFIRVAEESGQIVELGERIIELVCHAKTILEQGLGYKVKLGINCSAHELTDSKRYISYLTRTIEQHHFKADEFVIELTETVLLSPTQETKSALNFLRGQGFTIALDDFGTGYSSLNYIHSYPIDCIKIDATFIQNLLTNSTSESVVWLIIQLAHRLDVSLVAEGVEKREQLEKLHAMGCNKIQGYLYSPPMRPEAIVSHVTHSESLAE
- a CDS encoding peptidoglycan DD-metalloendopeptidase family protein gives rise to the protein MYSKIFSSPFAELSPVKKVAILGLPLIAAIGVALQSSPSDLTKTVDLNLPDSTVIESILSSSSVTAIEPPTFEYQIQTGDNLSSIFTQLGFSYKSMMSVMETDLNFLALDTLRPGNTLRFWRNEATGDLSKMELQFSVADKVVYRRLEDGNYEFEDISIPGEWKQKPLVGDIQGSFSMSANKVGLSSIEIDHIVTLLKDKLNFSRDLRAGDQFEVLQKAQFVDGVATGKREIEAIKIINRNRVVSAYLHTDGQYYDADGDSLQRAFQRYPVSSGWRQSSQFNPKRLHPVTGRISPHNGTDFATPIGTPVQATGDGKVIMTRKHPYAGNYVVIQHGSTYKTRYLHLSKILVRKGQTVSRGQRIGLSGKTGRVTGAHLHYELIERGRPVNAMTANIPMADSVPKKEKATFIAARDEADKLLKKALETQSNNS